The following proteins are co-located in the Trichormus variabilis 0441 genome:
- a CDS encoding cupin domain-containing protein yields the protein MSDTSVKKIDSHHSPKGKLGQKYLASGKSVSMRLWEDEQPGEDKQPTRREYETVGYVINGRAELRIEGQMILLEPGSSWTVPKGTSHTYKILEPFTAVEATSPPAQVHGRDE from the coding sequence ATGAGCGATACCAGCGTCAAAAAAATCGACTCTCACCATTCCCCCAAAGGTAAACTCGGTCAGAAATATTTAGCATCTGGTAAATCCGTTTCTATGCGTCTTTGGGAAGATGAACAACCAGGGGAAGATAAACAACCAACCAGGCGCGAATACGAAACTGTAGGTTATGTAATTAATGGTCGCGCCGAGCTGCGTATTGAAGGACAAATGATCCTACTAGAACCAGGAAGTTCTTGGACCGTACCGAAAGGCACAAGCCACACCTACAAAATTTTAGAACCATTTACTGCCGTGGAAGCAACTAGCCCACCCGCACAAGTTCACGGCCGGGATGAGTAG